A single window of Acinetobacter wuhouensis DNA harbors:
- the purD gene encoding phosphoribosylamine--glycine ligase, giving the protein MNILVLGNGGREHALAWKIAQDDKVAKVFVAPGNAGSATENKCENVALNILDNAAIIDFAKNNAVDLIIVGPEAPLVNGVVDACREAGVKIWGPTQFAAQLEGSKAFAKHFLKRHNIPTAFYDVFTEVDAAKAFVEKNGAPIVIKADGLAAGKGVIVAMTNQEAFDAIDDMLAGNKFGDAGSRVVIEEFLAGEEASFICMIDGDNILPMATSQDHKRIFEGDQGPNTGGMGAYSPAPVVTADVFEKTMREVMRPTVDGMKADGHVYTGFLYAGLMIDEQGQPKVIEFNCRFGDPETQPIMMRLKSSLVDLVEAGIAGNLPAEAEWDERKTVGIVLASKGYPETSSNGDVISGLDTEMADAKVFHAGTKANENGDIVTAGGRVLCVTALGNTIGEAQAKALELCQKVTFDGVQYRKDIGYRAIARENAE; this is encoded by the coding sequence ATGAATATTTTAGTTTTGGGTAATGGCGGTCGTGAACATGCACTTGCATGGAAAATCGCACAAGATGACAAAGTCGCAAAAGTATTTGTAGCACCGGGTAATGCAGGTTCTGCAACTGAAAATAAATGCGAAAATGTTGCCTTAAATATTTTAGACAATGCTGCGATTATCGACTTTGCAAAAAACAATGCAGTTGATTTAATCATCGTTGGTCCTGAAGCTCCACTTGTAAATGGTGTGGTTGATGCATGCCGTGAAGCTGGCGTTAAAATCTGGGGTCCAACTCAGTTTGCTGCACAGCTTGAAGGCTCTAAAGCATTTGCTAAGCATTTCCTTAAACGCCACAACATTCCTACTGCTTTCTATGATGTATTTACAGAAGTAGATGCGGCTAAAGCATTTGTAGAAAAAAATGGCGCGCCGATCGTAATTAAGGCTGACGGTCTTGCTGCGGGTAAAGGTGTAATTGTTGCCATGACCAATCAAGAAGCATTCGATGCAATTGATGACATGCTTGCAGGCAACAAATTTGGTGATGCAGGTTCTCGTGTAGTCATCGAAGAGTTTCTTGCAGGTGAAGAAGCGTCTTTCATTTGCATGATTGATGGCGACAACATTTTACCAATGGCAACATCTCAAGATCACAAACGTATTTTTGAAGGTGACCAAGGTCCGAACACTGGCGGTATGGGTGCTTACTCTCCTGCGCCTGTTGTGACTGCGGATGTATTTGAAAAAACCATGCGTGAAGTGATGCGTCCAACTGTAGATGGTATGAAAGCAGATGGTCACGTTTACACAGGTTTCTTATATGCAGGTTTAATGATTGATGAACAAGGTCAACCGAAAGTGATCGAGTTCAACTGTCGTTTTGGTGATCCTGAAACTCAACCCATCATGATGCGTTTAAAATCATCACTTGTTGATTTGGTGGAAGCAGGCATTGCGGGTAATTTACCTGCGGAAGCTGAATGGGATGAGCGTAAAACTGTTGGTATCGTTTTAGCATCTAAAGGTTACCCTGAAACTTCTAGCAATGGTGATGTGATTTCAGGCTTAGACACTGAAATGGCTGATGCTAAAGTCTTCCATGCAGGTACGAAAGCCAATGAAAATGGCGACATCGTGACTGCTGGTGGTCGTGTACTGTGCGTAACTGCACTGGGTAATACGATTGGTGAAGCACAAGCCAAAGCTTTAGAACTTTGCCAAAAAGTAACTTTTGACGGCGTTCAATACCGTAAAGATATTGGTTACCGTGCAATTGCACGTGAAAATGCTGAATAA
- a CDS encoding GNAT family N-acetyltransferase has protein sequence MTIQLTTPRLILRQWQDSDTTPFIQMCANDEVMRYFPKKLDAAEATAFLLRIQNDIEKRGWGLFAVELKATGEFIGFIGLHVHPPEFEIADAPEIGWRLLPQYWHQGYATEGAKAVLKHAFRNLRIDRVISLTACINTPSEGVIQRLGMDKVREFDHPFVSADHPLHRHVLYEMHRGDFLHHTFC, from the coding sequence ATGACTATCCAACTCACAACCCCTCGCCTGATCCTCCGCCAATGGCAAGACTCCGACACCACCCCATTTATCCAAATGTGTGCAAATGACGAGGTCATGCGCTATTTTCCTAAAAAACTCGATGCTGCCGAAGCCACTGCCTTTCTGCTACGTATCCAAAATGACATTGAAAAACGTGGTTGGGGCTTATTTGCAGTAGAGCTAAAAGCTACAGGTGAATTTATTGGATTTATCGGCTTACACGTACATCCACCTGAGTTTGAAATAGCCGATGCCCCTGAAATTGGTTGGCGTTTACTGCCCCAATACTGGCATCAAGGCTATGCAACCGAAGGCGCTAAAGCGGTGTTAAAGCATGCATTTAGAAACTTACGTATAGATCGCGTGATTTCATTGACTGCCTGTATCAACACACCGTCTGAAGGTGTCATACAAAGACTCGGTATGGATAAAGTAAGAGAGTTTGATCATCCATTTGTTTCAGCTGATCATCCATTACATCGTCATGTACTATACGAAATGCATCGCGGTGATTTTCTGCATCACACATTTTGTTGA
- a CDS encoding MetQ/NlpA family ABC transporter substrate-binding protein, whose amino-acid sequence MNKLFGILLSASVLTLSACGNKPEQNQTSKENDQGSTQTLKTIKLISTGADTDIWKYISDLPETKQAGIDLKVTNLTDYVVLNTSVASGEQDVNAFQSFNYLAAYNASNKEKIAAVATTYFEPMGIYANTVKSVEQFPQGATIAIPNDTANEARALSLLQSAGLLKLKSNFDLGKGTVNDIIENPKKLKLRPIQMTTAVRVKKDVDAIVLGNTLALEGGLNVLKDSIFHEPVDETTKIYVNLLGVAEAHKNDPIYTKLGNLYHLPQVQKFISDKFAGTKVEVNQPVSEFTDTK is encoded by the coding sequence ATGAATAAACTGTTTGGCATTCTACTAAGTGCATCTGTACTGACTTTATCTGCATGTGGCAACAAACCTGAGCAAAATCAAACATCAAAAGAAAATGATCAAGGTTCAACTCAAACGCTAAAAACAATTAAACTCATATCAACTGGCGCAGATACAGACATTTGGAAATATATTTCCGATCTTCCTGAAACAAAACAAGCAGGGATCGACTTAAAAGTCACAAACCTAACCGACTATGTGGTATTAAACACCTCAGTTGCAAGTGGCGAGCAAGATGTAAATGCCTTCCAATCATTCAATTATCTCGCAGCTTATAATGCATCAAACAAAGAAAAAATTGCTGCTGTTGCCACAACCTATTTTGAACCAATGGGAATCTATGCCAATACAGTGAAGTCTGTAGAGCAATTTCCGCAAGGTGCAACCATTGCCATTCCAAACGATACAGCAAATGAAGCACGCGCCCTGTCGTTATTACAATCAGCAGGTTTACTCAAACTTAAGTCCAATTTTGACTTAGGTAAAGGCACTGTTAACGATATTATTGAAAACCCTAAAAAATTAAAGCTCCGTCCAATACAAATGACCACTGCCGTTCGAGTGAAAAAAGATGTGGATGCAATTGTCTTGGGCAATACCCTAGCACTTGAAGGTGGATTAAATGTATTAAAAGACTCTATATTTCATGAGCCTGTAGATGAAACCACCAAAATTTATGTCAATTTATTGGGTGTTGCAGAAGCTCATAAAAATGATCCAATTTATACAAAATTAGGAAATCTCTATCATTTACCACAAGTACAAAAATTCATTAGTGACAAATTTGCTGGAACCAAAGTCGAAGTCAATCAACCTGTTAGTGAATTTACTGACACTAAATAG
- a CDS encoding MetQ/NlpA family ABC transporter substrate-binding protein: MNKLFGVLLSASVLTLAACGKQDAPKAEQAGTAPAGELTTVTLASSGSDTDIWNYIATLPETKQAGIELKVKNFTDYVSMNTAVANNEIDANAFQSYAYMVAYNDNNKAKVAPIATTYLEPMGIYSSKVKKIEEFANGATIAIPNDGANESRALLLLQSAGLIKLKAGFDDVKGTPADITENAKKIVIKPIQMATAVRAKDEVDAIVLGNVLAMEGGLNVIKDSIYHEPIDQSTKMNVNIVAVADARKNDPTLQKLGTLYHTAAVEKYIQDHFQGTKVDVNKPVSYLTESK; the protein is encoded by the coding sequence ATGAATAAGTTGTTTGGCGTTTTACTGAGTGCTTCTGTGCTAACTCTTGCTGCTTGTGGTAAACAAGATGCTCCAAAAGCAGAACAAGCAGGTACAGCACCTGCTGGTGAATTAACGACAGTTACACTTGCTTCAAGCGGTTCAGACACAGACATTTGGAACTATATTGCGACATTGCCAGAAACTAAACAGGCTGGAATTGAGTTAAAGGTTAAAAACTTTACTGATTATGTTTCTATGAACACGGCTGTAGCAAACAATGAAATCGATGCAAATGCATTCCAATCATATGCATATATGGTCGCTTATAATGACAACAACAAAGCAAAAGTTGCACCAATTGCAACGACTTATCTAGAGCCAATGGGCATCTATTCAAGCAAAGTGAAAAAAATTGAAGAATTTGCCAATGGTGCAACCATTGCCATTCCAAATGATGGTGCAAATGAATCTCGTGCATTGTTATTATTGCAATCAGCAGGTTTGATTAAACTTAAAGCTGGTTTTGATGATGTTAAAGGTACACCAGCAGACATCACTGAAAACGCGAAAAAAATTGTGATTAAACCAATTCAAATGGCAACTGCTGTACGTGCTAAAGATGAAGTTGATGCGATTGTTCTAGGTAACGTTTTGGCAATGGAAGGTGGTCTAAACGTGATTAAAGACTCGATCTACCATGAGCCTATCGATCAATCAACTAAAATGAATGTCAACATCGTCGCTGTTGCCGATGCGCGTAAGAATGATCCTACATTGCAAAAATTAGGTACGCTTTACCATACTGCTGCTGTAGAAAAATACATCCAAGATCATTTCCAAGGTACGAAAGTTGATGTAAATAAACCTGTAAGCTATCTTACAGAATCAAAATAG
- a CDS encoding methionine ABC transporter ATP-binding protein has translation MIEFKNISKHYDLKGQTLLALDEINLTIPAGSIFGIIGYSGAGKSTLIRLINLLERPSQGQIIINEKDFTALDARSLRQERANIGMIFQHFNLLQTKTVADNIEMPLKLLGVSKDKREKRLNELLEFIDLKHKKDAYPDELSGGQKQRVGIARALANHPKILLCDEATSALDPQTTKSVLELLKKINKEQGITIVMVTHEMDVIESVCDYVAVMEQGKVIETGSTLEIFSQPQHPTTKNFIQTVLQQQLPVNILNNLENQNHKSIYSLQFLGTSAQETVVQAAIKQFDISLNILFANMTEINGSVIGQMFIQLLGDPAIIQQVINFFEAQGVKVTQSGVTV, from the coding sequence ATGATTGAATTTAAAAATATTTCCAAACACTATGATCTTAAAGGTCAAACCTTACTTGCTCTGGATGAAATTAATTTAACCATTCCAGCAGGCAGTATTTTTGGCATTATTGGCTATAGTGGTGCAGGTAAAAGTACCTTAATCCGCTTGATTAATTTGCTTGAACGTCCGTCTCAAGGTCAGATTATCATCAATGAAAAAGATTTTACTGCTTTGGATGCTCGCTCACTTCGTCAAGAACGTGCCAATATCGGCATGATCTTTCAGCATTTCAACCTACTACAAACCAAAACTGTAGCAGATAATATTGAAATGCCGTTGAAATTGCTCGGTGTAAGTAAAGACAAACGTGAAAAACGTTTAAATGAATTACTTGAATTTATTGATTTAAAGCATAAAAAAGATGCTTATCCAGATGAACTTTCAGGTGGTCAAAAACAGCGTGTCGGGATTGCTCGTGCACTGGCAAATCATCCTAAAATATTGCTTTGCGATGAAGCGACTTCTGCACTTGATCCGCAAACGACTAAATCCGTCTTGGAATTATTGAAAAAAATCAATAAAGAGCAAGGTATTACCATCGTCATGGTCACTCATGAAATGGATGTGATTGAATCTGTATGTGACTATGTTGCAGTGATGGAACAAGGTAAAGTGATTGAAACAGGTTCAACCCTAGAAATCTTTAGTCAACCACAGCATCCTACAACCAAGAATTTTATTCAAACAGTTCTACAACAACAGCTTCCTGTAAATATTCTCAATAATTTAGAAAATCAAAATCATAAGAGTATTTATAGCCTGCAATTCTTAGGCACTTCTGCTCAGGAGACTGTAGTTCAAGCTGCGATTAAACAATTTGATATTAGCTTGAATATTTTATTTGCCAACATGACTGAAATTAATGGTTCAGTGATCGGACAGATGTTTATTCAATTGTTAGGTGATCCTGCGATTATTCAACAAGTAATCAACTTCTTCGAAGCACAAGGTGTGAAAGTGACCCAATCAGGAGTAACCGTATGA
- a CDS encoding methionine ABC transporter permease: MRDLIVQWLTELTAPYWKSSLSIDQFVTAMQETCHMVFFAMLFGTIWGFIQAIILLVTRPNGIMPNRAVYHVMNPIVNALRSLPFIILLIAVIPLTKLLVGTSIGTWAAIVPLTIYVGPYIGRLIETSLLEVNEGIVESAQAMGASPSQIIFKFIIPEARSSLILNLTTATISLIGATAMAGAVGAGGIGDLAISYGYQRFDTSVVILTVIVLLILVQIVQSLGDWLSKLR, from the coding sequence ATGAGAGATTTAATCGTACAGTGGCTCACAGAACTGACTGCGCCTTACTGGAAAAGTTCGTTATCTATTGATCAATTTGTTACAGCCATGCAAGAAACCTGTCACATGGTATTCTTTGCAATGTTATTTGGAACGATTTGGGGCTTTATTCAAGCGATTATATTATTGGTGACACGTCCGAATGGTATCATGCCGAATCGTGCGGTTTATCATGTGATGAACCCGATTGTGAACGCCTTACGCTCCCTTCCCTTCATTATTCTATTGATTGCTGTTATTCCACTGACTAAATTATTGGTTGGGACTTCAATCGGGACTTGGGCTGCAATTGTTCCTTTGACCATCTATGTCGGTCCTTATATTGGTCGTTTGATTGAAACGTCTTTACTTGAGGTCAATGAAGGGATTGTTGAATCTGCACAAGCAATGGGCGCTTCACCTAGCCAGATTATTTTTAAATTTATTATTCCTGAAGCACGTAGTTCATTGATTTTAAATTTAACCACTGCAACCATTAGCTTGATCGGTGCAACTGCAATGGCAGGTGCTGTTGGTGCAGGCGGTATTGGTGACTTAGCCATTTCTTATGGTTATCAGCGTTTTGATACAAGCGTGGTCATCTTAACAGTGATTGTACTATTAATCTTGGTACAAATCGTGCAAAGCCTTGGTGATTGGTTATCTAAGTTAAGATAA
- the gloB gene encoding hydroxyacylglutathione hydrolase, whose translation MQFKIHVIDVKNQLQNYIWLLEETSSHDVIVVDPTESALVEQYCADHHLNLKQIWLTHWHKDHIGGVPELIADQNIPVYGPRAELSHIPFITHPLQHDDHFEFHGLNIDIIAVPGHTLGHIVYFIDALDMVFCGDTLFAMGCGRMFEGTAEQFYHSLNRLAALPPRTKVYCTHEYTLSNAQFALHIEPENRAIQQRAEEVKQLRERGEITLPSTIELELETNPFLRVESAEEFARIRALKDNF comes from the coding sequence ATGCAATTTAAAATTCACGTGATCGATGTCAAAAACCAATTACAAAACTATATCTGGTTACTTGAAGAAACATCGAGTCATGATGTTATTGTCGTAGACCCTACTGAATCAGCGTTAGTTGAGCAATATTGTGCTGATCATCATTTAAATCTAAAGCAAATTTGGCTCACACATTGGCATAAAGACCATATTGGTGGCGTTCCCGAACTCATTGCCGATCAAAATATTCCTGTTTATGGCCCTCGTGCTGAACTGAGTCACATTCCGTTTATTACTCACCCACTTCAACATGATGATCATTTTGAATTTCATGGTTTAAACATTGACATCATTGCAGTGCCTGGACATACCTTAGGTCATATTGTTTATTTTATCGATGCATTGGACATGGTGTTCTGTGGTGATACGTTATTTGCAATGGGCTGTGGTCGAATGTTTGAGGGTACCGCAGAACAATTTTATCATTCACTGAATCGTCTAGCTGCACTTCCACCACGCACCAAAGTGTATTGCACCCATGAATATACACTATCGAATGCTCAGTTTGCCTTGCATATAGAACCTGAAAATCGCGCTATTCAACAACGTGCTGAAGAAGTTAAACAATTACGTGAACGTGGTGAAATTACTTTACCGAGTACCATTGAACTGGAACTGGAAACCAATCCGTTCTTACGTGTCGAAAGTGCCGAGGAGTTTGCACGCATTCGTGCCTTGAAAGATAATTTTTAA
- a CDS encoding alpha/beta hydrolase: MPKLIHPKPMFLKGSAQAVLLLHSYTSTYRDVKPLAVFLNQHQYTCYSFSYAGHGLMIDEFLKFNPDDWWQEVIQAYNFLIEQGYREIAVIGVSLGALLSLKLAESFPVSACISMSAPQTRSVEDLFQHLSKYAEYLQQFETDQQVLNNTQLYIKAQPQLEQFENFVVSTMRNLNRIHAPTATLFGKLDEALYEQSAHYIFEQIASSDKMIKAYSHSGHLMALGQDQSILFKDILNFLNLHLSNA, from the coding sequence ATGCCTAAACTAATTCATCCAAAGCCGATGTTTTTAAAAGGTTCAGCGCAAGCTGTACTTTTATTGCATTCCTATACCAGTACCTATCGTGATGTAAAACCATTAGCTGTGTTTTTAAATCAACATCAATACACTTGCTATAGTTTTAGCTATGCAGGACATGGGCTAATGATCGATGAGTTTCTAAAATTTAATCCTGATGATTGGTGGCAAGAAGTCATCCAAGCTTACAATTTTTTAATTGAGCAGGGTTATCGTGAAATTGCGGTGATTGGCGTTTCATTAGGTGCTTTGCTTTCCCTAAAACTCGCTGAAAGCTTTCCTGTTAGCGCTTGTATCAGTATGTCAGCGCCACAAACTCGCTCTGTCGAAGATTTATTTCAACACCTAAGTAAATACGCTGAATATTTACAACAATTTGAAACTGATCAACAGGTCTTGAACAATACCCAGTTATATATCAAGGCTCAACCACAACTCGAACAGTTTGAAAACTTTGTGGTTTCAACAATGCGAAACTTAAATAGAATCCATGCACCTACAGCCACTCTTTTTGGCAAACTGGATGAAGCATTATATGAACAGTCTGCGCATTATATTTTTGAACAAATCGCGAGTTCAGACAAAATGATCAAAGCTTATTCTCATTCTGGGCACTTGATGGCCTTAGGGCAAGATCAGTCGATTTTATTTAAAGATATCTTGAACTTTCTAAATTTACACCTATCCAATGCATAA